A window from Drosophila miranda strain MSH22 chromosome Y unlocalized genomic scaffold, D.miranda_PacBio2.1 Contig_Y2_pilon, whole genome shotgun sequence encodes these proteins:
- the LOC117193421 gene encoding allergen Tab y 5.0101-like, producing MKICSSILWYATGLLLLSALNEVRAQKKPKYCSRAKPPSKTKSDYCALPSCGGAEHIGCNSNKQFIEGCVGSMFNVSQNMRNFIVKQHNIYRNIVARGKLHGLPPSGRMLKMQWHEELAEVARFATYRCSIGPVHKCHTTLEYAGTGYNMAYNKFPSAQDPTKIVRAQLKAWYMA from the exons ATGAAGATCTGCAGTTCCATCCTGTGGTACGCAACCGGACTGCTGCTTTTATCTGCCCTCAATGAGGTCCGTGCCCAGAAGAAGCCGAAGTACTGTAGCCGGGCAAAGCCTCCGAGCAAAACAAAGTCGGACTACTGCGCTCTGCCCTCTTGTGGAGGCGCAGAGCACATTGGCTGCAACAGCAATAAG CAATTTATAGAGGGCTGCGTTGGGAGCATGTTCAACGTATCGCAGAATATGCGAAACTTTATTGTGAAGCAGCACAACATCTACCGCAACATCGTGGCCAGGGGCAAGCTCCACGGCCTGCCTCCGTCCGGCCGCATGCTCAAGATGCAGTGGCACGAAGAACTGGCCGAGGTGGCCCGATTCGCTACCTATCGCTGTTCCATTGGGCCGGTCCACAAATGCCATACCACACTGGAGTATGCAGGGACCGGCTACAATATGGCCTACAACAAGTTTCCCAGCGCCCAGGACCCCACCAAGATTGTCCGGGCCCAGCTGAAGGCCTGGTACATGGCATGA